The following are encoded together in the Osmia lignaria lignaria isolate PbOS001 chromosome 6, iyOsmLign1, whole genome shotgun sequence genome:
- the LOC117607598 gene encoding synaptic vesicle glycoprotein 2C, protein MVNQIASLSYLVESTGVKDGTADFEKAIKLCGYGKFHYGFLLLCGVMFLCVGCQNGINAYILPSAECDLKLTSEQKGLLNVFFLLGGVVSSLFWGVFADAYGRRYILLLTLFTDSILSIGGSLSQSFNVLLIFRALSGFFIGAPGSLVYSYLGEFHAEKQRVKTICYVGFFWTLSWLILPGLAWIIIPLPLSFQFNGIVYNSWRLFLAVIGIPTMLITLIATRYPESPKFLVSQGRTEEALAILRKIYAINTGHHEDEYPVKMLLPDDTMSITGNKSSYSNKDSVLTELLRNVWQQMRCLASPPLLKYALLCWTIYFANMFGYYGFGLWLPELFNRFENYHNLHPNRTVSVCKLVRETNLELAVAAPKNILVDSVGIVNECSPNMDEMVFINSLTINAFCLLGNIVSGYLANRVGRRTIPVTTMLLAGVFGFMIYFVTSSVQILMVSCMFSLMIVTANFVISSIVVDIFPTHVGAVTICMMTCFGRIGAIASNLAFGMLLDISCEVPIFLVGSIVILGGLLAFVLPKKKS, encoded by the exons AAAGTACTGGTGTCAAAGACGGAACTGCAGATTTCGAGAAGGCAATCAAACTTTGCG gaTACGGAAAGTTTCACTATGGTTTCCTGTTGCTGTGTGGAGTAATGTTCCTTTGTGTTGGATGTCAAAATGGAATAAATGCATACATTTTACCGTCCGCCGAATGTGATCTCAAATTAACATCCGAACAAAAAGGACTTTTAAATGTCTTCTTTTTATTAG gTGGAGTTGTAAGTTCCCTATTTTGGGGAGTATTCGCTGATGCCTATGGCAGAAGATACATTCTCCTCCTAACTTTATTCACTGACAGCATTTTATCAATTGGAGGCAGTCTTTCGCAGAGTTTCAATGTACTGCTGATATTCAGGGCACTCAGTGGATTCTT CATTGGTGCTCCTGGTTCTCTAGTCTATTCGTACCTCGGTGAATTTCATGCAGAGAAACAAAGAGTGAAAACAATATGTTACGTTGGTTTCTTTTGGACCCTATCGTGGTTAATATTGCCTG gTTTGGCCTGGATCATCATACCATTACCACTTTCCTTTCAATTCAACGGAATAGTATATAATTCTTGGCGTCTCTTCTTGGCCGTAATTGGAATACCAACCATGTTAATTACTCTAATAGCTACCAGGTATCCTGAAAGCCCGAAATTTTTGGTCTCTCAAGGCAGAACGGAGGAGGCGTTAGCTATTTTGCGAAAGATCTATGCGATTAATACTGGACACCACGAAGACGAATATCCC GTAAAAATGCTGTTGCCTGACGATACGATGAGTATTACCGGTAATAAATCATCCTATTCTAACAAAGACAGTGTACTGACGGAATTGTTGAGGAACGTTTGGCAACAAATGCGATGCCTTGCATCACCGCCACTTTTGAAATATGCACTCCTATGTTGGACCATATACTTTGCAAATATGTTTGG ATACTACGGTTTCGGTTTATGGTTACCAGAACTGTTCAATCGCTTTGAAAACTACCATAACTTGCATCCAAATCGTACAGTGAGCGTATGCAAATTGGTGCGCGAAACAAATCTCGAACTTGCCGTAGCGGCTCCGAAAAATATTTTAGTCGATTCAGTAGGCATTGTGAACGAGTGTTCTCCAAACATGGATGAAATGGTCTTCATTAATTCATTAACGATCAATGCCTTTTGCCTTCTTGGAAACATTGTGTCCGGTTATTTAGCGAATCGCGTTGGCAGAAGAACAATACCAg TAACGACCATGTTATTGGCTGGCGTCTTCGGTTTCATGATCTATTTTGTCACGTCTTCCGTGCAAATTCTCATGGTGAGCTGCATGTTCTCGTTGATGATAGTCACGGCAAATTTCGTCATCAGCAGCATCGTGGTCGACATATTCCCGACACACGTAGGCGCCGTAACCATTTGTATGATGACCTGTTTCGGCAGAATCGGTGCAATCGCCAGTAATCTGGCTTTTGGAATGTTGCTGGATATCAGCTGTGAAGTGCCGATCTTCTTGGTCGGCAGTATAGTAATAC TTGGTGGATTGCTTGCCTTCGTTCTTCCAAAGAAAAAGAGCTGA